One region of Astyanax mexicanus isolate ESR-SI-001 chromosome 15, AstMex3_surface, whole genome shotgun sequence genomic DNA includes:
- the LOC125781202 gene encoding actin-binding LIM protein 1-like, whose protein sequence is MDRGMSMPNMLEHKVYPYEMLTVTNRGRAKLPKDVDRTRLERHLSSEVFFNIFRMEIHEFDRLPLWKRNDMKKKAKLF, encoded by the exons ATGGACAGGGGAATGTCTATGCCTAATATGTTGGAGCACAAA GTGTATCCATATGAAATGCTCACTGTCACCAACAGAGGGCGTGCTAAGCTCCCGAAGGACGTGGACAGGACAAGACTGGAG CGTCACTTGTCCTCAGAGGTGTTCTTCAACATCTTCAGAATGGAAATCCATGAGTTTGACAGACTTCCACTGTGGAAGCGCAATGACATGAAGAAGAAAGCCAAGCTCTTCTAG